One window from the genome of Lacerta agilis isolate rLacAgi1 chromosome 16, rLacAgi1.pri, whole genome shotgun sequence encodes:
- the KCMF1 gene encoding E3 ubiquitin-protein ligase KCMF1 isoform X1, with the protein MSRHEGVSCDACLKGNFRGRRYKCLICYDYDLCASCYESGATTTRHTTDHPMQCILTRVDFDLYYGGEAFSVEQPQSFTCPYCGKMGYTETSLQEHVTSEHAETSTEVICPICAALPGGDPNHVTDDFAAHLTLEHRAPRDLDESSGVRHVRRMFHPGRGLGGPRARRSNMHFTSSSTGGFSSSQSSYSPSNREAMDPIAELLSQLSGVRRSAGGQLNSSGPSASQLQQLQMQLQLERQHAQAARQQLETARNATRRANTSGVTTTITQSTATTNTSNTENSQQAIQNSQFLLTRLNDPKMSEVERQSMESERADRSLFVQELLLSTLMREESSSSDEDERGEVADFGAMGCVDIMPLDVALENLNLKESNKGNEPPPPPL; encoded by the exons ATGTCCCGACATGAAG gTGTCAGCTGCGATGCATGTTTAAAAGGAAATTTTCGAGGTCGCAGATACAAGTGTTTAATTTGCTACGATTACGATCTGTGTGCATCTTGTTATGAAAGTGGTGCAACGACGACAAGGCATACGACTGACCATCCAATGCAGTGCATACTAACAAGGGTAGATTTTG ATTTGTACTATGGTGGAGAAGCTTTCTCTGTAGAGCAGCCACAGTCTTTTACTTGTCCTTATTGTGGAAAAATGGGGTATACGGAAACATCTCTTCAAGAACATGTTACTTCAGAACATGCAGAAACATCAACAGAAGTG ATTTGTCCAATATGTGCAGCATTACCAGGAGGAGATCCCAATCATGTTACAGATGACTTTGCAGCTCATCTTACACTGGAACATAGAGCTCCAAGAGATTTA GACGAATCCAGTGGTGTTCGGCATGTACGTAGAATGTTTCACCCAGGCCGGGGTTTGGGTGGCCCTCGCGCACGTAGATCCAACATGCACTTTACTAGCAGTTCCACTGGTGGTTTTTCATCTTCGCAGAGTTCATATTCTCCAAGCAATAGGGAAGCCATGGATCCTATAGCTG AGCTTTTATCTCAGTTGTCCGGTGTGAGGCGTTCTGCAGGGGGACAGCTCAATTCCTCTGGTCCTTCCGCGTCTCAGTTGCAGCAACTGCAGATGCAACTGCAGTTAGAACGGCAGCATGCACAGGCGGCACGGCAACAACTGGAGACTGCACGTAACGCGACAAGGCGCGCCAACACTAGCGGCGTCACCACCACTATTACACAATCCACAGCAACAACCAACACATCCAACACAGAAAACAGTCAGCAGGCTATCCAGAACTCTCAGTTCCTCCTTACAAG GTTGAACGATCCCAAGATGTCTGAAGTAGAGCGTCAGTCAATGGAGAGTGAGCGAGCTGACCGCAGCCTGTTTGTTCAAGAGCTTCTGCTGTCCACTTTAATGCGGGAAGAAAGCTCCTCCTCTGATGAGGACGAGCGTGGGGAGGTTGCCGATTTTGGTGCTATGGGCTGTGTAGATATTATGCCTTTAGATGTTGCTTTAGAAAATCTAAATTTAAAAGAGAGTAATAAAGGAAACgagcctcctccacctcctctttgA
- the KCMF1 gene encoding E3 ubiquitin-protein ligase KCMF1 isoform X2 — MAGVSCDACLKGNFRGRRYKCLICYDYDLCASCYESGATTTRHTTDHPMQCILTRVDFDLYYGGEAFSVEQPQSFTCPYCGKMGYTETSLQEHVTSEHAETSTEVICPICAALPGGDPNHVTDDFAAHLTLEHRAPRDLDESSGVRHVRRMFHPGRGLGGPRARRSNMHFTSSSTGGFSSSQSSYSPSNREAMDPIAELLSQLSGVRRSAGGQLNSSGPSASQLQQLQMQLQLERQHAQAARQQLETARNATRRANTSGVTTTITQSTATTNTSNTENSQQAIQNSQFLLTRLNDPKMSEVERQSMESERADRSLFVQELLLSTLMREESSSSDEDERGEVADFGAMGCVDIMPLDVALENLNLKESNKGNEPPPPPL; from the exons ATGGCAG gTGTCAGCTGCGATGCATGTTTAAAAGGAAATTTTCGAGGTCGCAGATACAAGTGTTTAATTTGCTACGATTACGATCTGTGTGCATCTTGTTATGAAAGTGGTGCAACGACGACAAGGCATACGACTGACCATCCAATGCAGTGCATACTAACAAGGGTAGATTTTG ATTTGTACTATGGTGGAGAAGCTTTCTCTGTAGAGCAGCCACAGTCTTTTACTTGTCCTTATTGTGGAAAAATGGGGTATACGGAAACATCTCTTCAAGAACATGTTACTTCAGAACATGCAGAAACATCAACAGAAGTG ATTTGTCCAATATGTGCAGCATTACCAGGAGGAGATCCCAATCATGTTACAGATGACTTTGCAGCTCATCTTACACTGGAACATAGAGCTCCAAGAGATTTA GACGAATCCAGTGGTGTTCGGCATGTACGTAGAATGTTTCACCCAGGCCGGGGTTTGGGTGGCCCTCGCGCACGTAGATCCAACATGCACTTTACTAGCAGTTCCACTGGTGGTTTTTCATCTTCGCAGAGTTCATATTCTCCAAGCAATAGGGAAGCCATGGATCCTATAGCTG AGCTTTTATCTCAGTTGTCCGGTGTGAGGCGTTCTGCAGGGGGACAGCTCAATTCCTCTGGTCCTTCCGCGTCTCAGTTGCAGCAACTGCAGATGCAACTGCAGTTAGAACGGCAGCATGCACAGGCGGCACGGCAACAACTGGAGACTGCACGTAACGCGACAAGGCGCGCCAACACTAGCGGCGTCACCACCACTATTACACAATCCACAGCAACAACCAACACATCCAACACAGAAAACAGTCAGCAGGCTATCCAGAACTCTCAGTTCCTCCTTACAAG GTTGAACGATCCCAAGATGTCTGAAGTAGAGCGTCAGTCAATGGAGAGTGAGCGAGCTGACCGCAGCCTGTTTGTTCAAGAGCTTCTGCTGTCCACTTTAATGCGGGAAGAAAGCTCCTCCTCTGATGAGGACGAGCGTGGGGAGGTTGCCGATTTTGGTGCTATGGGCTGTGTAGATATTATGCCTTTAGATGTTGCTTTAGAAAATCTAAATTTAAAAGAGAGTAATAAAGGAAACgagcctcctccacctcctctttgA